The proteins below are encoded in one region of Rhododendron vialii isolate Sample 1 chromosome 7a, ASM3025357v1:
- the LOC131333943 gene encoding inositol-pentakisphosphate 2-kinase-like, which yields MEVVLELKDADDWIYRGEGAANLVLAYSGSSPTFVGKVLLIQKAPRIESPRNGYDSEDGHSALMNDECLLWRETEDLVSAPTREIGKQLYVQHVISPLLGYEHVDAGIRVFLSKEFLEAVEKNILSQRPSQRVDAAMVNAQCDIALLMSDSV from the exons ATGGAGGTGGTGTTAGAGCTAAAAGATGCGGATGATTGGATTTATAGAGGGGAAGGAGCTGCCAATCTTGTTCTTGCCTACTCCGGATCCTCTCCTACATTT GTTGGAAAGGTACTGCTCATACAAAAGGCTCCTAGGATTGAATCTCCCAGAAACGGATATGATAGCGAGGATGGTCATTCAGCTCTGATGAATGATGAGTGCCTTCTGTGGAGAGAAACTGAAGACCTTGTATCAGCACCAACCAGGGAAATAGGAAAGCAACTGTATGTACAGCATGTTATCAGTCCACTGTTAGGTTATGAACATGTTGATGCTGGG ATTCGTGTCTTTTTGTCCAAGGAATTTCTGGAGGCGGTTGAAAAGAATATCCTTTCCCAGCGTCCTTCTCAGCGAGTTGATGCAGCCATGGTCAACGCTCAATGTGATATTGCACTTCTTATGTCCGATTCCGTATG a
- the LOC131333946 gene encoding inositol-pentakisphosphate 2-kinase-like, with protein MEVVLELKDADNWIYRGEGAANLVLAYSGSFPTFVGKVLRIQKAPRIESPRNGFDSEDSHSALTNDECLLWRETEDLVSAPTREIAEQLYVQHVISPL; from the exons ATGGAGGTGGTGTTAGAGCTAAAAGATGCGGACAATTGGATTTATAGAGGGGAAGGAGCTGCCAATCTTGTTCTTGCTTACTCCGGATCCTTTCCTACGTTT GTTGGAAAGGTACTACGCATACAAAAGGCTCCTAGGATTGAATCTCCCAGAAACGGATTTGATAGCGAGGATAGTCATTCAGCTCTGACGAATGATGAGTGCCTTCTGTGGAGAGAAACTGAAGACCTTGTATCAGCACCAACCAGGGAAATAGCAGAGCAATTGTATGTACAACATGTTATCAGTCCACTGTAA